The Campylobacter sp. genome contains the following window.
TCTGAAGTCCTACGCTGGCGCTGCTGATCTCAGCACCGCTAACGCTATGCGCGCCGTCGTTATTGTAGATGATGATCCCTTCGCCGTACATTCCGCCTATGATGAAGCCCAGCTTCTTGACGCTCGGAAATATCACTATCGCGCGGGCTTGCTGCGCTAGGTATTTATACTGCGCGTTCGTGCGCATTACCGACGAATAGGCACTCGCGCTATCAATGATGAGCTCATCCTCGGCAAATGCCGCGCTAAAAAGCAAAAATAAAGCGATTATAAATTTTTTCATTTCACACTCCTTATTTAGCTATCTCCACCGCGCGAAGCTCGCGTATGACATTAACCTTGATCTCGCCCGGGAATTGAACCTTATCTTGGATATCCGAAGCGATCTCTTTAGCGACCAAAACCGCCTCATCGTCGTTCATGAGCTTGGCGTTTGCGATAACGCGGATTTCGCGACCTGCGTTGATCGCGTAGGCTTGCTTGACGCCCGTTTTACTCATCGCGATCGCCTCTATATCGCTAACGCGTTTTAGATAGCTTTCTAGTACCTCTCGTCTAGCGCCCGGGCGCGCAGCACTTAGCGCGTCTGCGGCACAGACTGCGGCGCTTTCCACGCTGGTAGCCTCCTCGTGGCCGTGGTGGGCGTAGATAGCGTTTATCACCACGGGATGCTCTTTGTAGCGGCGGCAAACCTCGGCGCCCAGATCTACGTGCGAACCCTCGTACTCGTGAGTTAGCGCCTTGCCGATGTCGTGAAGTAGACCCGCTCGCTTAGCTAGCTTTTGATCTCCGCCCGTTTCTGCGGCGATGATGCCCGCAAGATGTGCGACCTCAAGGCTGTGCGCAAGGGCATTCTGTCCGTAGCTCGCGCGAAATTTAAGCTTGCCGATGAGTTTTAAAATTTCGGGGTGAATTTTACTAAGACCTAGATCCATTACGATATTTTCGCCCTCTTCGGCAATACTAGCTTCAAATTCGTCGCTTACTTTTTTGTAGATGTCCTCGATACGCGCAGGCTGAATTCTGCCGTCCTCGATAAGAGTTTCGATGACGCGAACGGCGATAGCGCGACGGTATAGATTGTGCGAGCTTACGATGATCGCATTGGGGGTATCGTCGATGATGACATCCACGCCCAAAGTCATCTCAAGCGCCTTTATGTTGCGCCCCTCCTTGCCGATGATGCGACCTTTAAGCTCGTCATTTTTGATATTTACGACGTTGATAAGTCGCTCGGCGGCAAACTCGCCAGCAAAGCGCGACGTAGCCTGCGCCAAAATATAATTCGCCTTTTTTCGCGCCTCTTTTTTGGCTTCCTCTTCATATTTTCGCACGATGTGAGCGATGTCGGTGCGGCTTTGCTCCTCGACCTTCTTAAGCACCTGCGCGCGCGCCTCGTCCTGCGTAAAGCCCGCCACGCGCTCCAAAACCTTAAGCGCTTCGGCTAGCTTCTCTTCATAGCTTTTCTTTAAATTTGAGCCCTCTTCGTAGAGGAATTTCGCCTCTTTTTTGGCGCTTTCGAGCTCTTTTTTGCTGTCTTTTAAAATCTCTTGCTCGGTTAGAAGCGCGTGCTCCTTTTTGCCGAGCTCGTCAAATTTAACGTTAAATTCTTTCTGCAGTTTGCTTGCCTTATCTTCGTATTTTTTCCTAGCTTCAAACTCAGCTTCCTGCACCGAAATTTTAGAATTTCGCAAGATGCCCTCGGCTTCAAATTCTATAGCTTTGGCTTT
Protein-coding sequences here:
- the rny gene encoding ribonuclease Y — encoded protein: MIEILIALCALAVGAGIGYLVARKINNANYDFFVEQAKAKAKAIEFEAEGILRNSKISVQEAEFEARKKYEDKASKLQKEFNVKFDELGKKEHALLTEQEILKDSKKELESAKKEAKFLYEEGSNLKKSYEEKLAEALKVLERVAGFTQDEARAQVLKKVEEQSRTDIAHIVRKYEEEAKKEARKKANYILAQATSRFAGEFAAERLINVVNIKNDELKGRIIGKEGRNIKALEMTLGVDVIIDDTPNAIIVSSHNLYRRAIAVRVIETLIEDGRIQPARIEDIYKKVSDEFEASIAEEGENIVMDLGLSKIHPEILKLIGKLKFRASYGQNALAHSLEVAHLAGIIAAETGGDQKLAKRAGLLHDIGKALTHEYEGSHVDLGAEVCRRYKEHPVVINAIYAHHGHEEATSVESAAVCAADALSAARPGARREVLESYLKRVSDIEAIAMSKTGVKQAYAINAGREIRVIANAKLMNDDEAVLVAKEIASDIQDKVQFPGEIKVNVIRELRAVEIAK